Proteins encoded by one window of Chondromyces crocatus:
- the sppA gene encoding signal peptide peptidase SppA, translated as MRNRLALLVTACASSALVSVSSVAAPPERASQAVPDPGRSLAGGDDASAIAVNPANLAFLPAPEFRWMWVRPGSSSPIPAAGHSFSLGLPLWALSTGLRLDLLDPPDAAPAPFDAPYRWVRWGLALRASDSFSIGTTLGWGSSGALALDGHFSVTTGLTLRPLPHLSISAVARDWNEPQNRLGQAIERSYDVGVAIRPLGRRMLELGAEATYFERSQEVSPRFTMGVDVPRVGRLRGEIALRDLTGPARPGIAAMAGLEVNVSGLQVLGGGVFGDAYTRGGSGFYVGAALRAYREPGVLATRRVAKVRIDATPGARAHTRLLQKLWRLADAGEVDGVALVVRSEPASSTAHAEELGDALRLLRSRGKKVICHLEDAGGRSLHVCSQADAIAMNPAGGLRFAGLSTRYFYFGDLLRKLGVQADFVRIGAHKLAAEQLALPRGTPIAAEDHQQLVDRLSDVFAHDVGGGRRIPKKELSRRISRGPFVAREAKEAGLIDLLAYDDELDKVVEEVMGARVSVVDDSPPKNAPERWGSEPKVAMVYVDGDMVDGESQNIPLVGVRLSGSYTVARALKKAREDRSVRAVVLRVETGGGSSLAADVILREVILTARAKPLVVSMGSSAASGGYYVSVGGGTIYANRATVTGSIGIYYGKVDVSGLLEKLGIKAEGYRSSPRADAESFFRAYTDEEREILGVKVKQFYDTFIGRVAEGRKLKPEQVDAVGRGQVWTGAQALERGLVDKLGGLREALAEARELGGLREDAQVLALPEEDEGLLGLALKLAGVSAGAAAQGLGPVAAMPPALLDIARSLSPFLVFEPSRPLARIEVVEEASMGGRVTVPAEP; from the coding sequence ATGAGGAACCGTCTCGCGCTTCTCGTCACGGCCTGCGCTTCGTCGGCGCTGGTCTCGGTCTCCAGTGTCGCAGCGCCGCCGGAGCGGGCGTCTCAGGCGGTGCCGGATCCAGGCCGTTCGCTGGCGGGCGGCGACGATGCGTCGGCAATCGCCGTCAATCCCGCCAACCTCGCGTTCCTGCCCGCGCCGGAGTTCCGCTGGATGTGGGTGCGGCCAGGGTCTTCCTCGCCCATCCCGGCGGCAGGGCACTCGTTCTCGCTGGGGCTGCCGCTCTGGGCGCTGAGCACCGGGCTGCGGCTCGATCTGCTCGATCCGCCGGACGCAGCGCCCGCGCCGTTCGATGCGCCGTACCGGTGGGTGCGCTGGGGGCTGGCGCTGCGCGCGAGCGACAGTTTCTCGATCGGAACGACACTGGGGTGGGGCTCTTCCGGAGCGCTGGCCCTCGACGGGCACTTCTCCGTGACGACGGGGTTGACGCTCCGGCCGCTGCCTCACCTGTCGATCTCTGCGGTCGCCCGGGACTGGAACGAGCCACAGAACCGGCTGGGTCAAGCGATCGAGCGAAGTTACGATGTCGGTGTGGCGATCCGGCCGCTGGGGCGGCGGATGCTGGAGCTGGGCGCGGAGGCGACGTACTTCGAGCGCTCGCAAGAGGTGTCGCCGCGGTTCACGATGGGCGTCGACGTGCCGCGGGTGGGGCGGTTGCGGGGCGAGATCGCGCTGCGGGATCTCACGGGCCCGGCGCGTCCGGGGATCGCAGCGATGGCCGGGCTCGAGGTGAACGTGTCCGGGCTGCAGGTGCTCGGCGGTGGTGTGTTCGGCGATGCGTACACCCGTGGCGGGTCGGGGTTCTACGTGGGCGCGGCGCTGCGCGCGTACCGGGAGCCCGGGGTGCTGGCGACGCGGCGGGTGGCGAAGGTGCGGATCGACGCGACACCAGGGGCACGCGCGCATACGCGGCTCTTGCAGAAGCTGTGGCGCCTGGCCGACGCAGGCGAGGTGGACGGGGTGGCGCTGGTGGTCCGCTCGGAGCCGGCGAGTTCCACGGCGCACGCGGAAGAACTCGGGGATGCGCTGCGGCTGCTCCGGAGCCGCGGGAAGAAGGTGATCTGCCACCTGGAAGATGCCGGGGGTCGCTCGCTGCACGTGTGCTCTCAGGCGGACGCGATCGCGATGAACCCCGCCGGGGGGCTGCGCTTCGCGGGCCTGTCGACGCGGTACTTCTACTTCGGGGACCTCTTGCGGAAGCTCGGCGTGCAGGCGGATTTCGTTCGCATCGGCGCGCACAAGCTCGCCGCCGAGCAGCTGGCCCTGCCGCGGGGGACACCCATCGCTGCGGAAGATCATCAGCAGCTCGTCGATCGGCTGAGCGATGTGTTCGCACACGACGTGGGCGGTGGCCGCCGCATCCCGAAGAAGGAGCTGTCGCGGCGGATCAGCCGAGGGCCGTTCGTGGCGCGGGAGGCGAAGGAGGCGGGGCTCATCGACCTGCTCGCGTACGACGACGAGCTGGACAAGGTGGTGGAAGAGGTGATGGGCGCGCGCGTGTCGGTCGTCGACGACAGCCCGCCGAAGAACGCGCCGGAGCGGTGGGGGAGCGAGCCGAAGGTGGCGATGGTCTACGTCGACGGGGACATGGTCGACGGGGAGAGCCAGAACATTCCGCTGGTGGGCGTGCGGCTCTCGGGTTCGTACACGGTGGCGCGGGCGCTGAAGAAGGCGCGGGAGGACCGGAGCGTGCGCGCGGTGGTGCTGCGCGTGGAGACGGGCGGGGGCTCGTCGCTGGCCGCCGACGTGATCCTGCGCGAGGTGATCTTGACCGCGCGGGCGAAGCCGCTCGTGGTCTCGATGGGTTCGAGCGCGGCGAGCGGGGGTTACTACGTATCGGTCGGGGGAGGGACGATCTACGCGAACCGCGCGACGGTGACGGGGTCGATCGGGATCTACTACGGCAAGGTCGATGTGAGCGGGCTGCTGGAGAAGCTCGGGATCAAGGCCGAGGGGTATCGCTCGTCGCCACGCGCGGACGCCGAGTCGTTCTTCCGGGCGTACACCGACGAGGAGCGGGAGATCCTCGGGGTGAAGGTGAAGCAGTTCTACGACACGTTCATCGGGCGGGTGGCGGAGGGGCGGAAGCTCAAGCCGGAGCAGGTCGACGCCGTGGGGCGGGGGCAGGTGTGGACGGGGGCGCAAGCGCTGGAGCGAGGGCTCGTCGACAAGCTGGGGGGGTTGCGCGAGGCGCTGGCCGAGGCGCGGGAGCTGGGTGGGCTGCGCGAGGATGCGCAGGTGCTGGCGCTGCCAGAGGAAGACGAAGGGTTGCTCGGGCTCGCGCTCAAGCTGGCGGGGGTGTCGGCGGGCGCTGCGGCGCAAGGGCTCGGCCCCGTGGCGGCGATGCCACCCGCGCTGCTGGACATCGCGCGCTCGCTGTCGCCCTTCCTGGTGTTCGAGCCGAGCCGGCCACTGGCGCGGATCGAGGTGGTGGAGGAAGCGTCGATGGGCGGGCGGGTGACCGTGCCCGCGGAGCCCTGA
- a CDS encoding ABC transporter ATP-binding protein — MIQLSTPSALLEARGARVSVDDVVALEGLTFVARGDRVLCAGDTQALFAAVSGMPLMPRGQATPGDAPGEARVVAGSLLLAGRDVSRAEQLSVMGVAPLDPPLPPAWTAEAYVTWSARLGGAGAFVARGTAAASLTLVGLGHARHRRLDGLALPERRAMMLAAAIVLSPEVVVLEDPLSGLDGMAAAFVLSAIAAATRGRRALISTGRLDRTGPTGALVGGASDLLVLSAGELVFAGTPADASGGRRLFALVVRGQTESLQEALSARGLTLRAGAGRLLVSLPEGASTRAIVEAAAEVRAPIVEMVPVI, encoded by the coding sequence GTGATCCAGCTGTCCACGCCGAGCGCGCTGCTCGAAGCTCGCGGAGCGCGCGTCTCGGTCGATGACGTGGTCGCGCTCGAGGGCCTCACGTTCGTGGCCAGGGGCGACCGGGTTCTCTGCGCTGGCGATACGCAGGCCTTGTTCGCCGCGGTGTCGGGGATGCCGCTCATGCCGCGAGGGCAAGCCACGCCTGGAGATGCGCCCGGGGAGGCGCGGGTGGTGGCGGGCAGCTTGCTGCTGGCGGGTCGCGACGTGAGCCGCGCCGAGCAGCTTTCGGTGATGGGTGTGGCGCCGCTGGATCCGCCGCTACCGCCGGCGTGGACCGCTGAAGCCTATGTGACGTGGAGTGCGCGGCTCGGGGGCGCGGGGGCGTTCGTCGCGCGCGGCACGGCGGCGGCATCGCTCACGCTGGTGGGCCTCGGGCACGCACGGCATCGGCGGCTGGACGGTCTGGCGCTGCCGGAGCGCCGCGCCATGATGCTGGCGGCTGCCATCGTGCTGTCACCGGAGGTGGTCGTGCTCGAGGATCCGCTCTCCGGCCTCGACGGCATGGCCGCGGCGTTCGTGCTGTCGGCGATCGCAGCGGCGACCCGAGGGCGGCGCGCGCTGATCTCGACGGGGAGACTCGATCGGACCGGGCCGACCGGCGCGCTCGTGGGCGGGGCGAGTGATCTGCTGGTGCTCTCGGCCGGGGAGCTGGTCTTCGCTGGTACGCCCGCCGACGCGTCGGGTGGACGACGGCTGTTCGCGCTCGTCGTGCGAGGGCAAACCGAGTCACTCCAGGAGGCGCTTTCTGCGAGAGGACTCACCCTCCGCGCCGGGGCAGGGCGGCTCCTGGTGAGTTTGCCCGAGGGGGCATCCACCCGCGCGATCGTCGAGGCCGCGGCCGAGGTCCGCGCCCCGATCGTGGAGATGGTGCCGGTCATCTAG
- a CDS encoding DUF2505 family protein, translating to MRFSIVHELDAPFDAVSLALLSPELGPRLGQRVNSLESVVTVEHAIHEGEMRRVLRFQAAAPLSVFKGYDLARDAMAWDEIFHYKLAGGASSWRIAPVALEGSAGSGEKKGRERWKDHFRAEGTYRLEALPGGRTRRSVEGMLDVRLSMIGALVERMALVEVRKTYDAEADTLRELAVV from the coding sequence GTGCGGTTCTCGATCGTCCACGAGCTCGACGCTCCCTTCGACGCCGTCTCGCTGGCGCTGCTGTCTCCCGAGCTGGGTCCGAGGCTCGGACAGCGGGTCAACAGCCTGGAGAGCGTCGTGACGGTCGAGCACGCGATCCACGAAGGGGAGATGCGGCGGGTGCTCCGCTTCCAGGCCGCGGCGCCGCTGTCGGTGTTCAAGGGATACGATCTGGCCCGGGACGCGATGGCCTGGGACGAGATCTTTCACTACAAGCTGGCCGGGGGCGCTTCGTCGTGGCGGATCGCGCCGGTCGCGCTGGAGGGGAGCGCCGGCTCGGGGGAGAAGAAAGGCCGGGAGCGCTGGAAGGATCACTTCCGCGCCGAGGGCACGTACCGGCTGGAAGCGCTCCCCGGGGGTCGGACCCGCCGGAGCGTGGAGGGGATGCTCGACGTGCGGCTGTCGATGATCGGCGCGCTCGTCGAGCGCATGGCGCTCGTCGAGGTGCGCAAGACCTACGACGCCGAGGCGGACACGCTGCGGGAGCTTGCTGTCGTATGA
- a CDS encoding AAA family ATPase, with the protein MITQLTVRNFRCLQDVTTTLSPFTVLIGSNDSGKSSLLDAIYTLGRTAREPLPESLVTEGSHGPTPFEELVWQRNVARSMVWRVQGDSRGKRFAYELAVRAGPYVRFEKLPLHPVHLVASAATPRETRLRASLRSQPELAPLVAGFTSVGKYRFDPRALRRVAPIAADPQISSSGDNFAAALDALLTGPDRATLRAFELGLREAIPTLAGVSMRAVPLSNGFGKAVEFILAGTRPPVTVPASSASEGALLFAAFLMLTYGATPDILLIEEPENGLHPSRLEAVIALLRSVSEGEVGVRPRQVIFTTHSPWVLGHVKPEEVRIFRRDAEKGTEIIPLSSVPDLDRLRTLPPPDLWYFLTESGNIGTMDDLRPAPR; encoded by the coding sequence ATGATCACCCAGCTCACCGTGCGCAATTTCCGGTGCCTGCAGGACGTGACGACCACGCTGTCGCCCTTCACCGTCCTGATCGGGTCGAACGACAGCGGCAAGAGCAGCCTGCTCGACGCGATCTACACCCTGGGGCGCACGGCGCGGGAGCCGCTGCCGGAGAGTCTGGTCACCGAAGGCTCCCACGGGCCGACGCCGTTCGAGGAGCTGGTGTGGCAGCGCAACGTGGCGCGCTCGATGGTGTGGCGGGTCCAGGGCGACAGCCGCGGCAAGCGCTTCGCCTACGAGCTGGCGGTGCGCGCTGGGCCGTACGTGCGGTTCGAGAAGCTCCCGCTCCACCCGGTGCACCTGGTCGCCTCCGCGGCGACGCCCCGCGAGACGCGGCTGCGTGCGTCGCTGCGCAGCCAGCCCGAACTCGCGCCGCTGGTGGCAGGGTTCACCTCGGTGGGCAAATACAGGTTCGACCCGCGCGCGCTGCGGCGGGTCGCGCCCATCGCCGCCGATCCGCAGATCTCGTCGTCCGGTGACAACTTCGCCGCCGCCCTGGACGCGCTGCTCACCGGCCCCGACCGCGCGACGCTGCGCGCCTTCGAGCTGGGGCTGCGGGAGGCGATCCCCACGCTCGCCGGGGTGTCGATGCGGGCCGTCCCTTTGTCGAACGGGTTCGGCAAGGCGGTGGAGTTCATCCTGGCCGGGACGAGGCCGCCGGTGACCGTCCCGGCGTCGAGCGCGTCGGAGGGGGCGCTGCTGTTCGCTGCCTTTCTGATGCTCACCTACGGCGCGACGCCCGACATCCTGCTCATCGAGGAGCCGGAGAACGGCCTGCACCCGAGCCGGCTGGAGGCGGTGATCGCGCTGCTCCGGAGCGTGTCCGAGGGCGAGGTCGGGGTGCGGCCCCGGCAGGTCATCTTCACCACGCACAGCCCGTGGGTCCTCGGGCACGTCAAGCCCGAGGAGGTGCGCATCTTCCGTCGCGACGCGGAGAAGGGCACGGAGATCATCCCGCTGTCCAGTGTGCCCGATCTGGACAGGCTACGGACGCTCCCGCCCCCCGACCTCTGGTACTTCCTGACCGAGAGCGGGAACATCGGCACGATGGACGACCTGCGCCCCGCACCGCGCTGA